The following proteins come from a genomic window of Alnus glutinosa chromosome 10, dhAlnGlut1.1, whole genome shotgun sequence:
- the LOC133879807 gene encoding helicase sen1-like: MEGGSSKTKRAAFNDRGGFLDTVLSWSLEDIYDENLYKNQVENIPLEFESVHQYFGSYVYPLLEETRAELHSSMEIISNAPFAEVIAFDESKSYGKNLYDVKVDSWRNRFSVLGKEPYKTLPGDILVLANAKPEDVSDLQRTECQWAFVTVTKIPEDEENENTSFTVKELEDIGIQKSLFLIFLINTTPNKRIWNSLHMSGNLEIIKNVLNTNSFIEEDGGLCCAQRGGNWDEKFGTSVTSELNEPQTKAILACLHKIHCNHKVHKSAVELIWGPPGTGKTKTLSTLLFTLLRKGCRTLTCAPSNAAIREMASRTLKLVKESFERDIGIDALFFSMGDILLFGNKERLQLGSDIEEIHLDHRVKRLTECLGPLTGWRHCFASMIDLLEDCVSQYNIFLENESLKEKEHNNENEINSFLDFLRKRFVSASSSLKNCIIVFCTHLPKKYLLEQNFQNMVSLIGLLESFETLLIQDNVESEVLNELFSSSKLPADISLSSMDMPFLLYKKRSECLSVLRTFNGSFNLLDRLSDMSKQSIEEYCLQKASLLFCTASSSYKLHSVPMKQPLSIMVIDEAAQLKECESTIPLQLPGLRHAILFGDECQLPAMVESNISREAGFGRSLFERLSSLGHSKHLLNIQYRMHPSISFFPSLKFYHNQILDSPNVKRKNHENHYLSWPMFGPYSFINIVGGREEKDDVGRSRRNMVEVAVVMKILLKLYKAWGGSEQKLSVGVISPYAAQVVAIQERLGPKYDNLDGFAVKVKSVDGFQGGEEDIIIISTVRCNSYRSIGFVSNPQRTNVALTRAR; the protein is encoded by the exons GTAGAAAATATTCCACTGGAGTTTGAATCTGTTCATCAGTATTTTGGGTCATACGTTTACCCCTTACTGGAAGAAACTCGTGCAGAACTGCATTCCAGTATGGAGATTATATCAAACGCTCCTTTTGCTGAAGTAATCGCATTTGATGAATCTAAGTCATATGGGAAGAATTTGTATGATGTTAAGGTTGATTCCTGGAGAAACAGATTCAGTGTTCTTGGCAAGGAGCCCTACAAAACGTTGCCTGGAGATATATTAGTTTTAGCAAATGCTAAACCCGAGGATGTTTCTGATTTACAAAGAACAGAATGCCAATGGGCTTTTGTAACGGTCACTAAAATCCCAGAGGATGAAGAAAACGAGAATACTAGTTTTACAGTCAAGGAGTTGGAAGACATTGGGATCCAGAAATCAttgtttctgattttcttgataAATACAACCCCTAACAAGAGAATATGGAATTCCTTGCACATGTCTGGGAATCTGGAGATTATCAAAAACGTTTTGAACACTAATTCTTTC ATTGAGGAAGATGGTGGCCTCTGTTGTGCTCAGAGAGGTGGTAATTGGGATGAGAAATTTGGGACTAGTGTTACTTCTGAACTGAATGAACCCCAAACCAAGGCAATTCTGGCATGTCTCCATAAGATACATTGCAACCACAAGGTCCACAAGTCAGCTGTGGAACTTATATGGGGTCCTCCGGGTACagggaaaacaaaaaccctCAGTACATTGCTCTTTACTCTTTTAAGAAAGGGATGTAGGACTCTTACTTGTGCCCCATCAAATGCTGCAATCAGAGAAATGGCTTCTCGGACCCTAAAGCTGGTGAAAGAATCCTTTGAAAGAGACATTGGGATTGATGCTTTGTTTTTCTCAATGGGAGATATTCTCTTATTTGGGAATAAGGAGCGGCTCCAACTTGGTTCAGACATTGAAGAGATACATTTGGATCATCGGGTCAAAAGGCTTACTGAGTGCTTAGGACCTCTGACTGGTTGGAGGCATTGTTTTGCTTCAATGATTGATCTTCTTGAAGATTGTGTTTCTCAGTATAATATCTTCTTGGAGAATGAATCACTCAAAGAGAAAGAACACAAcaatgaaaatgaaatcaaCTCATTTCTTGATTTTCTGAGGAAAAGATTTGTTTCTGCTTCATCATCACTCAAAAATTGTATTATCGTCTTTTGTACacatttaccaaaaaaataccTTCTAGaacaaaatttccaaaacatgGTCTCTCTTATTGGCCTGCTTGAGTCTTTTGAAACCTTGCTGATTCAAGATAATGTGGAATCTGAAGTACTGAATGAGCTTTTTTCTAGTTCAAAATTACCTGCAGATATATCTCTGTCATCTATGGATATGCCATTCCTGTTGTATAAAAAGAGAAGCGAATGCCTATCTGTTTTAAGGACTTTTAATGGTTCGTTTAATTTGCTTGACCGTCTAAGCGATATGAGCAAACAGTCAATAGAGGAATATTGTCTTCAAAAAGCTTCCTTACTTTTTTGCACTGCTTCAAGTTCTTATAAGCTGCACTCAGTGCCAATGAAACAACCCCTGAGCATTATGGTTATTGATGAAGCTGCACAATTAAAGGAGTGCGAGTCAACCATACCATTGCAACTTCCGGGTTTAAGGCATGCTATTCTTTTTGGCGATGAGTGCCAATTACCAGCAATGGTTGAAAGCAAT ATTTCTCGTGAAGCTGGCTTTGGGAGAAGTTTATTTGAGAGATTGAGCTCATTGGGTCACTCAAAACATCTTCTCAATATACAATACCGAATGCATCCATCCATAAGTTTCTTCCcaagtttgaaattttatcaCAATCAGATCTTAGATTCTCcaaatgttaaaagaaaaaaccacgAAAATCACTATCTTTCCTGGCCAATGTTTGGTCCCtattcttttataaatatagtaggtggaagagaagagaaggatgATGTTGGGCGTAGTAGAAGGAACATGGTTGAGGTTGCTGTTGTTATGAAAATACTGCTGAAATTATACAAAG CTTGGGGTGGTTCGGAACAGAAACTCAGCGTTGGTGTTATATCTCCTTACGCTGCCCAAGTAGTTGCAATTCAAGAGAGACTTGGACCGAAGTATGATAACCTTGATGGGTTTGCAGTGAAGGTTAAATCAGTTGATGGGTTCCAGGGTGGGGAAGAggacataataataatatcaacgGTAAGATGTAATAGTTATCGATCAATTGGGTTCGTATCAAATCCGCAGAGAACTAATGTTGCTCTTACAAGGGCTAGGTAA